The following are from one region of the Amyelois transitella isolate CPQ chromosome 21, ilAmyTran1.1, whole genome shotgun sequence genome:
- the LOC106138383 gene encoding uncharacterized protein LOC106138383 has protein sequence MEKTNALESDLEYLRNDPPYPEKTACIIKCLLEKIGIVKNNKYSKQGFVTAVTPLVFKNKKKMEHMKTVSENCDKEVKHSGTADCELANEIVTCVYKYAPELHMKA, from the exons ATGGAGAAGACGAACGCTTTGGAGTCAGACCTTGAATACCTGAGGAATGACCCGCCTTACCCTGAGAAGACTGCGTGTATCATCAAATGCCTGTTGGAGAAG ATTGGTATTGTGAAGAATAACAAGTATTCTAAACAAGGCTTCGTCACCGCCGTAACACCATtggtgtttaaaaataaaaagaagatgGAACATATGAAGACGGTGTCCGAAAATTGCGACAAGGag GTAAAACACAGCGGCACTGCGGACTGTGAACTCGCAAACGAGATCGTTACGTGCGTCTATAAATATGCGCCGGAGTTGCATATGAAGGCATGA